The following are encoded in a window of Magnolia sinica isolate HGM2019 chromosome 11, MsV1, whole genome shotgun sequence genomic DNA:
- the LOC131218186 gene encoding pre-mRNA-splicing factor sap145-like: protein MAASFITSLHSGQCNSGGTSLTNRVKLREMKPSVLSQELKEALGMPDGAPPPWLINMQRYGPPPSYPHLKIAGLNAPIPPRASFGYHLGGWGKPPVDEYGRPLYGDVFGVQQHEQLNYEEEPVDRSKHWGDLEEEEEEEEEEEEQMEEEELEAGIQSVDSLSRCVPIPCAAVLFFCFLLIVLY, encoded by the exons ATGGCAGCATCTTTCATTACTTCTTTACACAGTGGGCAATGCAATTCTGGAGGAACATCACTGACAAATCGA GTGAAGCTTAGGGAGATGAAGCCAAGTGTCTTGTCACAGGAACTAAAAGAAGCTCTTGGTATGCCAGATGGTGCCCCTCCTCCCTGGCTTATCAACATGCAG AGATATGGTCCTCCACCTTCTTATCCGCATCTCAAAATTGCTGGCTTGAATGCTCCGATCCCTCCTAGAGCTAGCTTTGGTTATCATCTTGGAGGCTGGGGTAAACCTCCTGTTGATGAA TATGGGCGTCCTTTATACGGAGATGTATTTGGTGTCCAACAACATGAACAACTCAACTATGAG GAAGAGCCTGTTGATAGGAGCAAGCATTGGGGTgatttggaggaagaagaggaggaagaagaggaagaggaagaacagATGGAGGAAGAGGAATTGGAGGCAGGCATTCAATCTGTGGACAGTCTTTCGAGGTGTGTACCCATCCCATGTGCAGCtgttctatttttttgttttttgctgaTTGTACTTTATTAA